The Erythrobacter aurantius genome includes a window with the following:
- a CDS encoding GNAT family N-acetyltransferase produces MTFSIRRADPARDAAACARIYAPYVTESWISFEVEAPDDAEMEQRIRSFGASHGWVAAESDGAVIGYAYGSPHRTRAAYSQSCDVAIYVDRTCARRGVGRALYTELFAILAPKYHAAFAGVTMPNDPSMALHEAMGFEHVGTYREVGWKMGGWRDVTWWQKIL; encoded by the coding sequence ATGACCTTCTCCATCCGGCGCGCCGATCCGGCCCGCGACGCAGCGGCCTGTGCGCGTATCTATGCCCCTTACGTCACCGAAAGCTGGATCAGCTTCGAGGTCGAGGCGCCGGATGACGCGGAAATGGAACAGCGCATCCGCAGCTTCGGCGCGTCACACGGCTGGGTCGCGGCGGAAAGCGATGGAGCGGTGATCGGTTATGCCTACGGCTCGCCGCACCGCACCCGCGCGGCCTATTCCCAATCCTGCGATGTCGCGATCTATGTCGATCGCACCTGCGCCCGCCGGGGCGTCGGCAGGGCGCTTTACACCGAACTCTTCGCGATTCTCGCACCGAAGTATCATGCCGCCTTTGCCGGGGTGACGATGCCCAATGATCCCAGCATGGCGCTGCATGAGGCAATGGGTTTCGAACACGTCGGCACCTATCGTGAAGTCGGCTGGAAGATGGGCGGATGGCGCGACGTGACGTGGTGGCAGAAGATATTGTGA
- the gltX gene encoding glutamate--tRNA ligase, translating into MNSKTTRFAPSPTGRLHVGNIRTALHNWMLARKSGGSFILRIDDTDAARSKEEYVEAIRADLAWLGIEADREERQSERLDAYEAAFQRLREAGRIYPAYETQQELELKRKVQLGRGLPPIYDRGALNLTEEQRAAKEAEGIAPHWRFKLDHDEKIAWEDGVRGHQKFDPAQLSDPVIRRADGSWLYMLPSTVDDVDMGVTQVLRGEDHVSNTAVQIQMFTAMGAAPPAFAHEALLVGKEGKLSKRLGSLGCDAFRERGIEPEAIIALLARLGTSLPVEPIADREDLLETFDLSTFGRAPAKFDDAELERVNTAIVHAMPYDAVKHRLPAGMDEAGWHAVQPNISTIGEVGEWWRLVTGPIEQPEFSDEDRAYLAQAAEALAWGDDPWGALTTALKDSTGRKGKALFLPLRQALTGMNQGPDMGELLPLIGESEALARLERARG; encoded by the coding sequence ATGAACTCGAAAACCACCCGTTTCGCTCCTTCGCCCACGGGCCGGCTGCACGTCGGCAATATCCGCACCGCGCTGCACAACTGGATGCTCGCCCGCAAATCCGGCGGTTCCTTCATCCTGCGCATTGACGACACCGATGCCGCACGCAGCAAGGAGGAGTATGTCGAGGCGATCCGTGCGGACCTTGCATGGCTGGGGATCGAGGCTGATCGCGAAGAACGGCAATCAGAACGGCTCGACGCCTATGAAGCCGCGTTCCAGCGTTTGCGCGAGGCGGGCCGCATCTATCCGGCTTATGAGACGCAGCAGGAACTTGAGCTCAAGCGCAAGGTGCAGCTGGGGCGCGGCCTGCCGCCGATCTATGATCGCGGAGCCTTGAACCTCACCGAAGAGCAGCGCGCTGCCAAGGAAGCCGAAGGGATCGCCCCGCACTGGCGTTTCAAGCTCGACCATGACGAAAAGATCGCATGGGAAGACGGGGTGCGCGGCCATCAGAAATTCGACCCGGCGCAACTCTCAGACCCGGTGATCCGCCGCGCCGACGGTTCATGGCTGTATATGCTGCCCAGCACGGTCGATGATGTCGACATGGGCGTGACGCAGGTGCTGCGCGGCGAAGATCACGTGTCGAACACGGCGGTGCAGATCCAGATGTTCACCGCCATGGGCGCGGCGCCGCCCGCCTTCGCCCACGAGGCCTTGCTGGTGGGCAAGGAAGGCAAGCTGTCAAAGCGGCTCGGGTCGCTGGGCTGCGATGCGTTTCGCGAACGCGGGATCGAACCCGAAGCGATCATTGCGCTGCTGGCCCGCCTCGGCACCTCGCTTCCCGTCGAACCGATTGCCGATAGGGAAGACCTGCTGGAGACTTTCGACCTCTCCACCTTTGGCCGCGCCCCTGCAAAATTCGACGATGCCGAACTGGAGCGGGTCAACACCGCGATAGTCCATGCCATGCCATACGACGCGGTGAAGCACCGCCTGCCCGCAGGGATGGACGAAGCCGGATGGCACGCCGTGCAGCCGAACATCTCCACCATTGGCGAAGTCGGCGAATGGTGGCGGCTTGTCACCGGCCCGATCGAGCAGCCCGAATTCTCGGATGAAGACCGCGCCTATCTGGCGCAGGCGGCCGAGGCGCTGGCCTGGGGCGATGATCCGTGGGGCGCGCTGACTACCGCGCTGAAGGACAGCACCGGCCGTAAGGGCAAGGCGCTGTTCCTGCCGCTGCGGCAAGCGCTGACGGGCATGAACCAAGGCCCCGACATGGGTGAGCTTCTGCCGCTGATCGGCGAAAGCGAAGCGCTGGCGAGGTTGGAGCGGGCGAGAGGTTAA
- a CDS encoding DUF2312 domain-containing protein translates to MADATDDRLRLLIERIERLEEEKKGIADDIRDVYAEAKAVGYDTKIMRQIIKLRKMKPDERSEQEMVLDTYKAALGMG, encoded by the coding sequence ATGGCCGACGCCACCGATGATCGCCTGCGCCTCCTGATCGAACGGATCGAGCGCCTTGAAGAGGAAAAGAAGGGCATCGCCGACGATATCCGCGATGTCTATGCCGAAGCCAAGGCGGTAGGTTACGACACCAAGATCATGCGCCAGATCATCAAGCTGCGGAAGATGAAGCCGGATGAGCGCAGCGAGCAGGAAATGGTGCTCGACACCTACAAGGCCGCGCTCGGCATGGGTTGA
- a CDS encoding heavy metal-binding domain-containing protein yields the protein MAGEWKDARGIIVTTTPTIEGRPIQEYCGIVVGEVIVGANLFRDLFANIRDIVGGRSGSYERILADAREQAIAELQAECAARGGNAVVGIDLDYEVIGDTGSMLMVSASGTAVKV from the coding sequence ATGGCCGGAGAATGGAAAGACGCGCGCGGGATCATCGTAACCACCACCCCCACGATCGAGGGCAGGCCGATCCAGGAATATTGCGGCATCGTGGTGGGCGAGGTGATCGTCGGGGCCAACCTGTTCCGCGATCTGTTCGCCAATATCCGTGACATCGTAGGCGGGCGTTCGGGCAGCTATGAACGCATCCTCGCCGATGCGCGCGAACAGGCGATTGCCGAGCTTCAGGCCGAATGCGCGGCGCGCGGCGGCAATGCGGTGGTCGGGATCGATCTTGATTATGAAGTGATCGGCGATACCGGTTCGATGCTGATGGTATCGGCCAGCGGGACAGCCGTGAAGGTATGA
- a CDS encoding CPBP family glutamic-type intramembrane protease: MPTSPEHHPQTQAASQADIEAVSGDDPAAVERAAPAPDMVGEWRRLWVFLRRPTLEVAGESAAPFTVLARIYTLDMIAIACLIGLASVAVAAGVYIPETALAGMEFTLPLILAVVIGAPVFEELAFRGWLSGKPGHVIALLLIGAGAAGFGVIHASAPLIGMLIIAAALIGAAAALITLRHRGPMAWYARAFPGFFWFATLSFALVHLANFDEGSLAVLLPLVLPQFILGSMLGYVRVHIGLWAAILLHAAHNATAVSLAALSTLAQ, translated from the coding sequence ATGCCGACAAGCCCCGAGCACCATCCCCAGACACAAGCTGCGTCACAGGCCGATATCGAAGCGGTATCCGGCGACGATCCCGCCGCCGTCGAACGCGCCGCCCCCGCGCCCGATATGGTGGGCGAATGGCGCAGGCTATGGGTGTTCCTGCGGCGACCCACGCTTGAGGTGGCAGGGGAAAGCGCCGCGCCTTTCACGGTTCTGGCGCGCATCTACACGCTCGACATGATCGCCATTGCCTGCCTGATCGGTCTTGCAAGCGTGGCAGTGGCAGCCGGGGTCTATATCCCCGAAACCGCGCTTGCCGGGATGGAGTTCACACTGCCGCTGATTCTTGCCGTGGTAATCGGCGCGCCGGTTTTCGAGGAGCTGGCGTTTCGCGGTTGGCTATCGGGGAAACCGGGGCACGTCATCGCACTGCTGCTGATCGGAGCGGGCGCGGCGGGGTTCGGTGTGATCCACGCCAGCGCGCCATTGATCGGCATGCTGATCATCGCGGCGGCGCTGATCGGGGCGGCGGCTGCGCTGATCACGCTCCGCCATCGCGGGCCGATGGCGTGGTATGCGCGGGCTTTTCCCGGTTTCTTCTGGTTTGCGACGCTGTCCTTCGCGCTCGTCCATCTTGCCAACTTCGATGAGGGCTCGCTTGCGGTCCTGTTGCCGCTGGTGCTGCCGCAGTTCATCCTCGGCTCCATGCTCGGCTATGTCCGGGTGCACATCGGGCTATGGGCGGCGATCCTGCTCCATGCGGCACACAATGCGACAGCGGTTTCGCTCGCCGCGCTGTCAACGCTGGCGCAGTGA
- a CDS encoding DNA-directed RNA polymerase subunit beta': MPQSQRTAAAKATIARLAEPPRMANLNPIAARFLHSLRLIAHYQQARRDPVAELAARLGSIDVAAKSLALSQSICAAWPENISVSRFCCGLLSHDEASIGALVEAGTARDRTRFEAEIAGLVRPDRLERLWDATQDLVMAELRAC, translated from the coding sequence ATGCCCCAAAGCCAACGAACCGCCGCCGCAAAGGCCACCATTGCGCGTCTTGCCGAACCGCCGAGAATGGCGAACCTCAACCCGATTGCCGCGCGTTTTCTCCATTCGCTGCGGCTGATCGCGCACTATCAGCAGGCCCGGCGCGATCCTGTCGCGGAACTTGCAGCCCGGCTGGGCAGTATTGATGTCGCGGCCAAATCGCTCGCCCTCAGTCAGTCGATCTGCGCAGCCTGGCCTGAGAACATCAGCGTTTCGCGCTTCTGCTGCGGTTTGCTCAGCCATGATGAAGCCTCCATCGGCGCGCTGGTCGAAGCCGGCACGGCTCGTGACCGCACGCGTTTCGAAGCGGAAATTGCGGGACTTGTGCGGCCTGATCGGCTTGAGCGGCTGTGGGATGCGACGCAGGACCTCGTCATGGCGGAACTGCGCGCCTGCTGA
- the pyk gene encoding pyruvate kinase → MAKSDNTRIDPRGRKVKILATIGPASRSPEMLRKLFRAGADAFRVNMSHGSHADHQKSIEAIRAMEKEFARPIAILADLQGPKLRVGEFVGGKAVIRHSGHFTLDRDPAPGDDSRVCLPHPELFGIMERGQRLLINDGKIKLVVKEADNHRIFCTAEVGGVISDRKGVNVPDAEVPIPALTEKDRKDLAFAVEHEADWIALSFVQRPEDLAEARKLIASHATRGQTPALCAKIEKPQALRRLDEIIELADGIMVARGDLGVELEPQEVPPLQKRIVGAARRAGKPVIVATQMLESMIESPIPTRAEVSDVANAVYDGADAVMLSAESAAGDWPEESVAMMHRITAQVERDEGYKERIRLLDTTPDATTADALSHACMTIADTVPISAITVFTASGSTARRVARERPATPMLVLTPSMRTARRVALLWGAHAVATKDIGSFEEMIAKGKRMALRHGFGEAGSKQIVLAGVPFGTPGATNLLHVVTLKGDELEKRGD, encoded by the coding sequence ATGGCGAAAAGTGACAATACCAGGATCGACCCGCGCGGTCGCAAGGTGAAAATTCTCGCGACGATCGGCCCGGCCAGCCGCTCGCCCGAAATGCTGCGCAAGCTTTTCCGCGCAGGCGCGGACGCGTTTCGCGTCAATATGAGCCACGGCAGCCACGCCGATCACCAGAAATCGATCGAAGCGATCCGTGCGATGGAAAAGGAATTCGCGCGTCCGATCGCCATTCTCGCCGACTTGCAGGGGCCGAAACTGCGCGTGGGCGAATTTGTCGGCGGCAAGGCGGTGATCCGGCATTCGGGCCATTTCACGCTGGACCGCGATCCCGCCCCCGGCGACGACAGCCGCGTATGCCTGCCCCACCCCGAACTGTTCGGCATCATGGAGCGCGGGCAGCGCCTGTTGATCAATGATGGCAAGATCAAGCTGGTGGTGAAGGAAGCCGACAATCACCGCATCTTCTGCACCGCCGAAGTCGGCGGGGTGATTTCGGACCGCAAGGGCGTGAACGTTCCCGATGCCGAAGTGCCGATCCCTGCGCTTACCGAAAAAGACCGCAAGGACCTCGCCTTTGCCGTCGAACACGAGGCCGACTGGATCGCGCTCAGCTTCGTCCAGCGGCCCGAGGATCTGGCCGAGGCGCGCAAGCTGATCGCTTCGCACGCCACCCGCGGGCAGACTCCGGCGCTTTGCGCCAAGATCGAGAAGCCGCAGGCGCTGCGCCGTCTGGACGAGATCATCGAACTCGCCGACGGAATCATGGTCGCGCGCGGCGATCTGGGCGTGGAGCTTGAACCGCAGGAAGTCCCGCCGCTGCAAAAGCGCATCGTGGGTGCGGCAAGGCGCGCGGGCAAACCGGTGATCGTGGCGACGCAAATGCTCGAAAGCATGATCGAAAGCCCGATCCCGACCCGCGCCGAAGTCTCCGACGTCGCCAACGCGGTTTACGACGGGGCGGACGCGGTGATGCTTTCCGCCGAAAGCGCGGCGGGTGACTGGCCCGAAGAATCGGTTGCCATGATGCACAGGATCACCGCGCAGGTGGAACGCGACGAGGGTTACAAGGAACGCATCCGGTTGCTCGACACGACGCCCGATGCCACCACCGCCGACGCGCTCAGCCATGCCTGCATGACCATCGCCGACACCGTGCCGATCAGCGCGATCACGGTCTTCACCGCCAGCGGCTCGACCGCGCGCCGCGTGGCACGCGAACGACCCGCAACGCCGATGCTGGTGCTCACCCCGTCGATGCGAACCGCCCGCCGCGTGGCGCTCTTGTGGGGAGCGCATGCCGTGGCGACAAAGGATATCGGCAGCTTCGAAGAGATGATCGCCAAGGGCAAACGCATGGCGCTTCGCCACGGATTTGGCGAGGCCGGATCAAAGCAGATCGTGCTGGCCGGTGTTCCCTTCGGCACGCCGGGCGCGACCAATCTGCTGCACGTGGTGACGCTGAAGGGCGATGAGTTGGAGAAGCGCGGGGATTAA
- a CDS encoding YebC/PmpR family DNA-binding transcriptional regulator — MAGHSKFKNIMHRKGAQDKKRSNLFSKLSREITVAAKMGAPDPDMNPRLRLAINNAKGQSMPKDNIQRAIDKASTNDGDNYEEVRYEGYGPGGSAIIVEALTDNRNRTATNVRTCFSKNGGNLGTEGSVQHGFERLGLIEYPASAGDEDTVLEAAMEAGAQDIESTEDGHTIWTAADDLHQVASDLEKALGEAENVKLAWKPNITVEMDASNAGTLMKLIDALEDDDDVQTVWGNYEISDEVMETL; from the coding sequence ATGGCAGGCCATTCCAAATTCAAGAACATCATGCACCGCAAGGGTGCGCAGGACAAAAAGCGTTCCAACCTGTTTTCCAAGCTCAGCCGCGAAATCACCGTGGCGGCAAAGATGGGCGCTCCCGATCCCGACATGAACCCGCGCCTGCGCCTGGCGATCAACAACGCCAAGGGCCAGTCGATGCCCAAGGACAATATCCAGCGCGCGATCGACAAGGCATCGACCAATGACGGCGATAATTACGAGGAAGTCCGCTACGAGGGATACGGCCCGGGCGGCAGCGCGATCATCGTCGAGGCGCTGACCGACAACCGCAATCGCACCGCCACCAATGTGCGCACCTGCTTTTCCAAGAACGGCGGCAACCTCGGCACCGAAGGATCGGTGCAGCACGGTTTCGAACGGCTTGGCCTGATCGAATATCCCGCGAGCGCGGGCGATGAAGACACCGTGCTCGAAGCGGCAATGGAAGCCGGTGCGCAGGACATCGAATCGACCGAGGACGGCCACACCATCTGGACCGCCGCAGATGACCTCCACCAGGTCGCCAGCGATTTGGAAAAGGCGCTGGGCGAGGCGGAAAACGTCAAACTGGCGTGGAAGCCCAACATCACTGTCGAAATGGACGCCAGCAATGCGGGCACGCTGATGAAGCTGATCGACGCGCTCGAAGATGACGACGACGTGCAGACCGTGTGGGGCAACTACGAAATCAGCGACGAAGTGATGGAGACGCTGTGA
- a CDS encoding DUF1244 domain-containing protein: MTDHNDPLDTLDDQYAAAAFRRLVRHLRHRHDAQNIELMGLAGFCRNCLADWIRDAGYEGDKAQARELIHGMPMEEWKATRQLPATEEQIAAMEKSLTRNKPDLR, encoded by the coding sequence ATGACTGACCACAATGATCCGCTGGATACGCTTGATGATCAATATGCAGCCGCCGCTTTTCGTCGGCTGGTGCGGCATTTGCGCCATCGCCACGATGCCCAGAACATCGAATTGATGGGTCTGGCCGGGTTCTGCCGCAATTGCCTTGCCGACTGGATCCGCGATGCAGGATACGAAGGTGACAAGGCGCAGGCGCGCGAATTGATCCACGGAATGCCGATGGAGGAATGGAAAGCCACGCGGCAATTGCCCGCGACCGAGGAACAGATCGCGGCGATGGAAAAAAGCCTGACCCGCAACAAACCGGACCTGCGCTGA
- the ruvC gene encoding crossover junction endodeoxyribonuclease RuvC: MLILGLDPSLSCTGWGVIRAEGSRLSHIANGQIATSAKAPMADRLALLHAGISKVIADHSPDRAACEEVFVNENPQSTLKLAQARGSVLAACGAAGLTVNEHAARLVKKAVVGTGGADKQQVAAMVKVLLPGVSLAGTDAADALAVAIADAHLGRAI; the protein is encoded by the coding sequence ATGCTGATCCTCGGCCTTGATCCTTCGCTATCCTGCACCGGCTGGGGCGTGATCCGCGCAGAAGGTTCGCGCCTGTCGCACATTGCCAACGGTCAGATTGCCACCAGTGCCAAGGCACCGATGGCAGACCGGCTGGCACTTCTGCACGCCGGGATTTCCAAGGTCATTGCCGATCACAGCCCTGATCGCGCCGCTTGCGAGGAAGTGTTCGTCAACGAAAACCCGCAATCGACTCTGAAGCTGGCTCAGGCGCGCGGCAGCGTGCTCGCCGCTTGCGGTGCGGCGGGTCTGACAGTGAACGAACACGCCGCGCGGCTGGTGAAGAAAGCGGTTGTCGGCACCGGCGGAGCGGACAAGCAACAGGTTGCCGCGATGGTGAAGGTGTTGCTGCCCGGAGTGTCACTTGCCGGAACCGACGCCGCAGACGCGCTGGCCGTGGCGATTGCCGACGCGCATCTGGGCCGGGCAATCTAG
- a CDS encoding GNAT family N-acetyltransferase: protein MARRDVVAEDIVMGAGGNPTIAAHRLVPGDLTGFRAMNAIFSDGFGEPQNYADHPPGDDYALAWLSNPSNFGILGIVDGEPAGALAGYVLQKFEQERTEVYIYDLAVLEHHRRKGVASAMIAETRCVARECGAWTVFVQADIIPEDEPARALYRKLSHSEITALHFDIEP from the coding sequence ATGGCGCGACGTGACGTGGTGGCAGAAGATATTGTGATGGGTGCTGGCGGAAACCCGACAATTGCCGCGCATCGCCTTGTACCCGGCGATCTGACCGGGTTTCGCGCCATGAACGCAATTTTCTCCGACGGCTTTGGCGAGCCGCAGAACTACGCCGATCATCCTCCGGGCGATGACTATGCCCTTGCCTGGCTTTCCAACCCTTCGAATTTCGGCATTCTTGGAATTGTGGATGGCGAACCGGCGGGCGCGCTTGCCGGCTATGTGCTGCAGAAATTCGAGCAGGAACGCACCGAGGTCTACATTTACGATCTCGCCGTGCTTGAGCATCACCGCCGAAAGGGAGTGGCGAGCGCGATGATCGCGGAAACGCGCTGCGTGGCGCGCGAATGCGGCGCATGGACCGTGTTCGTGCAGGCTGACATCATCCCCGAGGATGAACCTGCCCGCGCGCTTTATCGCAAGCTGTCACACAGCGAGATCACCGCGCTGCATTTCGACATCGAACCCTGA
- a CDS encoding ArsC family reductase, with product MTIHFYGIPNCDTVKKARSWLDAQGIEYTFHDYKKEGADAAKLSGWIAAKGVDVVLNKRGTTFRKLSEADKAAADDREAAVALLADNPSMIKRPIVEYAGGILVGFKEAEWAAALG from the coding sequence ATGACGATCCATTTCTACGGCATCCCCAATTGCGACACGGTGAAGAAGGCGCGCAGCTGGCTGGATGCGCAGGGCATCGAATACACCTTCCACGACTACAAGAAGGAGGGCGCCGACGCCGCCAAGCTGTCCGGCTGGATCGCGGCCAAGGGCGTCGATGTGGTGCTGAACAAGCGCGGCACGACTTTCCGCAAGCTTTCGGAAGCGGACAAGGCGGCAGCCGATGACAGGGAAGCTGCGGTTGCCCTGCTCGCCGATAACCCTTCGATGATCAAACGCCCCATCGTCGAGTATGCGGGCGGCATCCTCGTTGGGTTCAAGGAAGCGGAATGGGCCGCGGCGCTCGGCTAG